Proteins from a genomic interval of Poecile atricapillus isolate bPoeAtr1 chromosome 1, bPoeAtr1.hap1, whole genome shotgun sequence:
- the ANKRD13D gene encoding ankyrin repeat domain-containing protein 13D: MARPAETFPLHRLVWHNRHQALDSALRAGTHDMELTDPRGRTPLELAVSLGHLESVRVLLRHNANVGRENANGWTVLQEAVSTGDPEMVQLVLQYRDYQRATRRLAGIPELLSKLRRASDFYVEMKWEFTSWVPLVSKVCPSDVYRVWKRGESLRVDTTLLGFEHMTWQRGRRSYIFKGEDEGAVVMEVDHDKQVVYTETLALALHEPELLLAAMQPTEEHVAGRLTSPIVSTHLDTRNIAFERNKSGIWGWRSEKMEVVSGYEAKVYSASNVELVTKTRTEHLSDQDKSRSKGSKTPFHSFLGIAQQHGTHNGTPVLQAASPTNPTAITPEEYFDPHFDLETRNIGRPIEMSSKVQRFKATLWLCEQHPLSLAEQVTPIIDLMAISNAHFAKLRDFITLKLPPGFPVKIEIPLFHVLNARITFSNLCGCDQPLGSVRICAPQEPSGAHPPGTQPSGPRAWPFPCEVEAGVFEVPAGYTVLGAGRSEPLRDEDDDLLQFAIQQSLLDAGTETDQVTIWEALTNTRPGAEPPPYDEDLQLERALQESMLLQAGPSAEPPAAGSPPGAGGGSPPGPPGYGSFAEQLRLAMALSEREQEERERRRREEDEELQRILRLSLTEK; the protein is encoded by the exons ATGGCCCGGCCCGCCGAGACCTTCCCGCTGCACCGGCTCGTCTGGCACAACCGGCACCAGGCGCTGGACAGCGCCCTGCGCGCGGGGACG CACGACATGGAGCTGACGGACCCACGTGGCCGGACGCCCCTGGAGCTGGCCGTGTCTCTGGGCCACCTGGAGTCGGTGCGGGTGCTGCTGCGGCACAACGCCAATGTGGGCAGGGAGAATGCCAATGGATGGACGG tgctgCAAGAGGCGGTGAGCACGGGGGACCCCGAGATGGTGCAGCTGGTGCTCCAGTACCGTGACTACCAGCGGGCAACGCGGCGCCTTGCCGGCATCCCCGAGCTGCTCAGCAAGCTGCGGCGG GCATCTGACTTCTACGTGGAGATGAAGTGGGAGTTCACGAGCTGGG TGCCCCTGGTGTCCAAGGTGTGTCCCAGTGACGTGTACCGCGTGTGGAAGCGCGGCGAGAGCCTGCGGGTGGACACCACCCTGCTGGGCTTCGAGCACATGACATGGCAGCGCGGCCGCCGCAGCTACATTTTCAAGGGGGAAG ACGAGGGGGCCGTGGTGATGGAGGTGGACCACGACAAGCAGGTGGTGTACACGGAGACGCTGGCGCTGGCCCTGCACGAGCCCGAGCTGCTGCTGGCGGCCATGCAGCCCACTGAGGAGCACGTGGCCGGGCGGCTCACCTCTCCCATCGTCTCCACACACCTGGACACCCGGAACATCGCCTTCGAGAG GAACAAGTCTGGCATCTGGGGCTGGCGCTCGGAGAAGATGGAGGTGGTCAGCGGCTACGAGGCCAAG GTGTACAGTGCCAGCAACGTGGAGCTGGTCACCAAGACCAGGACGGAGCATCTCTCTGACCAGGACAAGTCACGCAGCAAAG GCTCCAAGACCCCCTTCCACTCCTTCCTGGGCATCGCACAGCAGCACGGGACCCACAACGGG ACACCTGTTCTGCAGGCTGCCAGCCCCACCAACCCCACGGCCATCACCCCCGAGGAGTACTTCGACCCCCACTTTGACCTGGAGACCCGCAACATCGGGCGCCCCATCGAGATGTCCAGCAAGGTGCAGAG GTTCAAGGCAACGCTGTGGCTGTGCGAGCAGCACCCGCTGTCGCTGGCGGAGCAGGTGACGCCCATCATCGACCTCATGGCCATCTCCAACGCCCACTTCGCCAAACTCCGCGACTTCATCACCCTCAAGCTGCCCCCTGGCTTCCCCGTCAAGATCG AGATCCCACTGTTCCACGTGCTCAACGCCCGCATCACCTTCAGCAACCTGTGTGGGTGTGACCAGCCCCTGGGCTCCGTGCGGATCTGTGCCCCTCAGGAGCCCTCCGGCGCCCACCCCCCTGGCACCCAGCCCTCCGGGCCCAGAG CGTGGCCGTTCCCGTGCGAGGTGGAGGCGGGCGTGTTCGAGGTGCCGGCGGGGTACACGGTGCTGGGTGCGGGGCGCAGCGAGCCCCTGCGGGACGAGGACGACGACCTACTGCAGTTTGCCATCCAGCAGAGCCTGCTGGACGCAGGCACCGAGACTGACCAG GTGACCATCTGGGAGGCGCTGACCAACACCCGCCCTggcgcggagccgccgcccTACGATGAGGACCTTCAGCTGGAAAG ggccCTGCAGGAGAGCATGCTGCTTCaggccgggcccagcgccgaGCCCCCGGCCGCCGGGAGCCCCCCCGGAGCAGGCGGcgggagccccccgggaccccccggctACGGCAGCTTCGCGGAGCAGCTGCGCCTGGCCATGGCGCTGTCGGAGCGGGAGCAGGAggagcgggagcggcggcggcgtgAAGAGGACGAGGAGCTCCAGCGCATCCTGCGCCTCTCCCTCACCGAGAAGTAG